A single region of the Arthrobacter sp. zg-Y20 genome encodes:
- a CDS encoding TIGR01906 family membrane protein, with product MKEEAVASQDETPTDRPTTPGEPQNGAAESAPAGPDNRIGSRSGSHSARAAGAAGPASLPGPDEHADWDAEFNSLAGSAESTGSAGDAGDGRAAGKREDASSPAGPDTEPAETGQPDAEHTEAGQPDTGHAEAGTPDTEHAEAGTPDAVSADTDSPAAVVPTTALPATALPATALPATEQRPVTEQRPVTEQRPDPEASPSPHGTETVPGGHPSLAQRSELPMRRASTLPDLSGVARAGDRKEGTADAGEPVESGSPVSGAAVPAAAVSADHHQTDRSSADTNGHADDALPNNEDPENTDRNLADTENNHPDGSDPEDTDRDPADQDGAAVSPEQVERRAKEREKAAAGKPVLARVLQVMIAVFFPVMVLAAAIRAVATPLFLWAEYHRPGFPEDAYGFSRDDRMTYGSYAVDYLSNLSGARYLGDLVGGGGEPLYLASEVSHMADVKTVLTAAFMAAAVMLLLSLAAALYLRRRSPGGIRRSLFAGALVTLALMAVLVVLAVLGWEQFFTQVHSIFFANGNWTFRLDDTLIRLFPAQFWMDAGIVIAALVMLTCAAVLACCWPTKARRERVRQAREDARRRYAESLNAL from the coding sequence GTGAAAGAGGAAGCAGTGGCAAGCCAGGACGAAACCCCCACGGATCGGCCAACGACACCGGGAGAGCCTCAGAACGGTGCCGCCGAATCCGCGCCTGCCGGGCCGGATAACCGCATCGGCTCCCGGTCCGGATCCCATTCGGCCCGGGCGGCCGGCGCGGCCGGACCTGCCTCCCTGCCGGGCCCGGACGAACACGCGGACTGGGATGCCGAATTCAACAGCCTTGCCGGATCTGCGGAATCCACCGGAAGCGCCGGGGATGCCGGGGATGGCAGGGCTGCCGGGAAACGGGAAGACGCTTCGTCTCCGGCCGGACCCGACACAGAGCCGGCCGAGACGGGCCAACCGGACGCAGAGCATACTGAGGCCGGCCAACCGGACACCGGGCATGCTGAGGCCGGCACGCCGGACACCGAGCATGCTGAGGCCGGCACGCCGGACGCGGTATCGGCAGACACGGACTCGCCCGCAGCCGTCGTTCCCACCACCGCGCTTCCCGCCACCGCGCTTCCCGCCACCGCGCTTCCCGCCACCGAGCAGCGCCCCGTCACCGAGCAGCGCCCCGTCACCGAGCAGCGCCCCGACCCGGAGGCGTCGCCGTCGCCGCACGGGACGGAAACCGTCCCGGGCGGCCATCCGAGCTTGGCGCAGCGCAGTGAGCTCCCCATGCGCCGGGCCAGCACTCTTCCGGACCTGAGCGGCGTTGCCCGGGCCGGGGACCGGAAGGAAGGCACCGCAGACGCTGGCGAGCCGGTCGAAAGCGGTTCGCCCGTGTCCGGAGCAGCAGTGCCGGCCGCAGCCGTGTCTGCCGATCACCATCAGACGGACCGCAGCAGTGCCGATACCAACGGCCACGCCGACGACGCCCTCCCGAACAACGAAGATCCGGAGAACACGGACCGGAACCTCGCTGATACGGAGAACAATCACCCCGACGGCAGCGATCCGGAGGACACTGACCGGGACCCGGCCGATCAGGACGGTGCCGCGGTGTCGCCGGAGCAAGTCGAGCGGCGGGCCAAGGAACGCGAAAAGGCAGCTGCCGGCAAGCCGGTGCTTGCCCGTGTACTGCAGGTGATGATCGCCGTGTTCTTCCCGGTCATGGTGCTCGCTGCGGCCATCCGAGCCGTTGCCACACCCTTGTTCCTGTGGGCCGAATACCACCGTCCGGGCTTCCCCGAGGACGCCTACGGCTTCTCACGGGATGACCGCATGACATATGGCTCATATGCCGTGGACTATCTTTCAAACCTGAGCGGGGCGCGGTATCTGGGCGACCTGGTGGGGGGCGGCGGGGAACCGCTGTACCTCGCCAGCGAGGTCAGCCACATGGCGGACGTCAAAACCGTGCTGACGGCCGCCTTCATGGCCGCGGCAGTGATGCTGCTGCTCAGCCTGGCCGCAGCCCTGTACCTCCGCCGCCGCAGCCCCGGCGGTATCCGGCGCTCGCTGTTCGCCGGCGCCCTGGTGACCCTGGCGCTGATGGCCGTGCTGGTGGTCCTCGCCGTCTTGGGCTGGGAACAGTTCTTCACACAGGTGCACAGCATCTTCTTTGCGAACGGCAACTGGACCTTCCGCCTGGACGACACACTGATCCGGCTGTTCCCGGCCCAGTTCTGGATGGACGCAGGAATTGTGATCGCCGCCTTGGTGATGCTGACATGCGCTGCAGTTCTCGCCTGCTGCTGGCCGACCAAAGCCCGCCGGGAACGCGTCCGCCAGGCACGCGAGGACGCCCGCCGCCGCTACGCAGAGTCGCTGAACGCGCTCTAG
- a CDS encoding AMP-dependent synthetase/ligase — protein MRESATDLLVSLPAESNVTDLLLQMHAKDPARVLYAVKNGSEWEDITAAQFLAAVTRLAKGLIGSGVRPGDSVAVMSRTSYEWTVADMANWFAGAVTIPIYETSSPSQVEWILADSGARHVFVEDERKAAVVQSALSGLEGEFAVWMMNDGDGADSLTALAAAGHGVSDDTLETARSTANLEDTASMVYTSGTTGRPKGCEITHGNFALFGVNVIEVLPEMLKVPNPTTLMFLPLAHVLARAVQVGCLHAGVKVGHSRSASDLMSDLKTFSPTFLLAVPRIFEKIYTGAQASAEAAGKGKAFAAASATAIAYSEAVDSAARGGRGPSVALTLKHKLFERLFYPKVRAVLGGNAKFAISGASALSPMLAHFFRGSGVTVLEGYGLTETTAPASVNQATRARVGSVGLPMPGTTIRIADDGEVLVRGAVVFKGYHRNPEATADAFEGEWFKTGDVGVLDDDGFLRITGRKKDLLVTAGGKNVAPGPLEEKIRENRLVSQAIVVGEGRPFVSALITLDDEALAAWSRENGAPTGNAGDDPRVQQMLQEAVDAANATVSRAEQIRKFTVLPKDFTLESGHLTATLKLRRNAVIADYSDEVEKLYAK, from the coding sequence GTGCGCGAATCCGCCACTGACCTCCTGGTTAGTCTTCCCGCAGAATCCAATGTCACGGATCTGTTGCTCCAGATGCATGCGAAGGACCCCGCCCGCGTGCTGTACGCGGTCAAGAACGGCAGTGAGTGGGAAGACATCACCGCCGCACAGTTCCTGGCGGCAGTAACCCGCCTGGCAAAGGGGCTCATTGGTTCCGGAGTCCGCCCCGGCGACAGCGTGGCCGTTATGTCACGGACTTCCTACGAGTGGACCGTTGCCGACATGGCCAACTGGTTTGCCGGTGCAGTGACCATTCCGATTTATGAAACGTCCTCCCCGTCCCAGGTGGAGTGGATCCTGGCCGACTCCGGCGCCCGCCACGTCTTCGTCGAAGATGAGCGGAAGGCCGCCGTCGTGCAGTCAGCCCTTTCAGGGTTGGAAGGCGAGTTCGCCGTGTGGATGATGAACGACGGCGACGGCGCCGATTCGCTCACCGCCCTGGCCGCAGCCGGACACGGTGTCAGCGACGACACCCTGGAAACGGCGCGCAGCACCGCGAACCTCGAGGACACCGCGTCCATGGTCTACACGTCCGGGACCACCGGACGGCCCAAGGGCTGCGAAATCACGCACGGCAACTTCGCCCTCTTCGGCGTCAACGTGATTGAAGTGCTGCCGGAGATGCTCAAGGTCCCCAACCCGACCACTTTGATGTTCCTGCCCCTGGCCCACGTCCTGGCCCGCGCGGTTCAGGTGGGCTGCCTGCACGCGGGCGTGAAGGTTGGCCACTCCCGCAGCGCGTCTGATCTGATGAGCGACCTCAAGACCTTCTCCCCGACGTTCCTGCTGGCCGTGCCGCGGATCTTCGAAAAGATCTACACCGGCGCCCAGGCTTCGGCCGAAGCGGCCGGCAAGGGCAAGGCTTTTGCCGCTGCCTCGGCCACTGCCATTGCCTACTCGGAGGCGGTGGATTCCGCTGCCCGCGGCGGCCGCGGCCCCTCCGTCGCGCTCACCCTCAAGCACAAGCTGTTTGAACGGCTGTTCTACCCGAAGGTCCGTGCGGTCCTGGGCGGCAACGCCAAGTTCGCCATTTCCGGCGCAAGCGCGCTGAGCCCCATGCTGGCCCATTTCTTCCGCGGCAGCGGCGTGACCGTCCTGGAGGGCTACGGCCTCACCGAAACCACGGCCCCGGCCAGCGTCAACCAGGCCACCCGCGCCCGGGTGGGCTCGGTGGGGCTGCCCATGCCGGGCACCACCATCCGGATTGCCGACGACGGCGAAGTCCTGGTCCGCGGCGCCGTCGTGTTCAAGGGCTATCACCGCAACCCGGAGGCTACCGCCGACGCGTTTGAGGGCGAGTGGTTCAAGACCGGCGATGTGGGTGTCCTGGACGACGACGGGTTCCTGCGCATCACTGGCCGGAAGAAGGACCTGCTGGTCACTGCCGGCGGGAAGAATGTGGCTCCGGGTCCGCTGGAGGAAAAGATCCGCGAGAACCGGCTGGTCTCCCAGGCCATTGTGGTGGGCGAGGGCAGGCCGTTCGTTTCGGCGCTGATTACCCTCGACGACGAAGCCCTGGCGGCCTGGAGCCGGGAGAACGGGGCGCCGACCGGGAATGCCGGAGACGACCCCCGGGTCCAGCAGATGCTGCAGGAGGCCGTGGACGCCGCCAACGCGACGGTTTCCCGGGCTGAGCAGATCCGCAAGTTCACCGTGCTGCCCAAGGACTTCACCTTGGAATCCGGGCACCTCACGGCCACCTTGAAGCTGCGCCGCAACGCCGTGATTGCCGACTACTCCGACGAGGTTGAGAAGCTGTACGCGAAGTAG
- a CDS encoding phospholipid carrier-dependent glycosyltransferase, with amino-acid sequence MALLGGVLRFVRLGEPGSLVFDETYYVKDAYSLLQFGYEREWPEDANDAFNAGTPHAPLDGPEYVVHPPVGKWMIALGMALFGADNGFGWRFGAALTGTLTVLLLGLIAARLFSSATLGGLAGMLLAVDGHHLVHSRTSLLDVFLTFWLVAAFGALLLDRRDGRLRLARALSRAAAPPGAAPPGAALPGAAGSQLMGGPWLNGPWLLWRPWRLVAGVCLGLAVGTKWSALAFVAVFGLMTVLWDVNARRLAGITRWKGALLRDGVPAFLTVIPAALLTYLAAWTGWFQSDDAYNRQWAAENPGDGLSWLPQSLRSLAEYHRSAYAFHNGLSSEHSYSASAWTWLFMGRPTSFYYESSANGEGGCTVDSCSSAVTSVGNPLIWWAAALSLLVVLFYWAGRRDWRAGAVLSGVAAGYLPWFAYPERTTFFFYAVSFEPFLVLALVYVLGLVLGRRTDSTRRRRTGLLVVGCFAAAVLLLSAFFMPVWTAETVPYSVWRLRMWMPSWI; translated from the coding sequence ATGGCCCTCCTGGGCGGCGTACTGCGCTTCGTCCGCCTCGGGGAACCCGGTTCGCTGGTGTTCGATGAGACGTATTACGTCAAGGACGCCTACTCGCTGCTGCAGTTCGGTTATGAACGGGAGTGGCCCGAGGACGCCAACGACGCGTTTAACGCCGGCACCCCGCACGCACCGCTGGACGGGCCGGAATATGTGGTGCATCCGCCTGTTGGAAAGTGGATGATCGCCCTGGGCATGGCGCTGTTCGGTGCGGACAACGGATTCGGCTGGCGGTTCGGCGCGGCCCTGACCGGGACCCTGACGGTCCTGCTCCTGGGGCTGATTGCGGCCCGGCTGTTCAGCTCGGCGACCCTGGGCGGGCTCGCCGGAATGTTGCTGGCCGTGGACGGCCACCATCTGGTCCATTCACGAACCTCGCTGCTGGATGTTTTCCTGACCTTCTGGCTAGTGGCTGCCTTCGGTGCCCTGCTGCTGGACCGCCGGGACGGGCGGCTGCGCCTGGCGCGCGCCTTGTCCCGGGCGGCCGCGCCCCCGGGCGCCGCGCCCCCGGGCGCTGCGCTCCCGGGCGCCGCGGGCAGTCAACTGATGGGCGGGCCGTGGCTGAACGGGCCATGGCTGCTGTGGCGGCCCTGGCGGCTTGTTGCCGGTGTATGCCTGGGCCTGGCGGTGGGCACCAAATGGTCAGCCCTGGCCTTTGTTGCCGTGTTCGGGCTGATGACCGTGCTCTGGGACGTGAACGCCCGGCGGCTGGCCGGGATTACGCGGTGGAAGGGCGCGCTGCTGCGCGACGGCGTCCCGGCCTTCCTGACCGTTATTCCAGCTGCTCTGCTCACCTACCTGGCCGCCTGGACCGGATGGTTCCAATCCGATGACGCCTACAACCGGCAGTGGGCGGCGGAGAACCCGGGCGACGGCCTCAGCTGGCTGCCGCAGTCGCTGCGCTCCCTGGCCGAGTACCACCGCAGCGCGTACGCCTTCCATAACGGGTTGTCCTCCGAACACAGCTACTCGGCGTCCGCTTGGACCTGGCTGTTTATGGGCCGGCCAACCTCCTTCTATTACGAATCCTCCGCCAACGGCGAGGGCGGCTGCACGGTGGACAGCTGCTCGTCCGCAGTTACGTCCGTGGGGAATCCGCTCATCTGGTGGGCGGCGGCACTGTCGCTGCTGGTGGTGCTGTTCTACTGGGCAGGCCGGCGCGACTGGCGGGCCGGCGCGGTGCTGTCCGGAGTGGCTGCTGGATACCTGCCTTGGTTCGCCTATCCTGAACGGACCACATTTTTCTTCTACGCTGTGTCCTTTGAACCGTTCCTGGTGCTGGCCCTGGTCTATGTCCTCGGTCTGGTCCTGGGCCGGCGCACCGACAGCACGCGGCGGCGGCGCACGGGTCTGCTGGTGGTCGGCTGCTTCGCAGCCGCGGTCCTCCTCCTCTCGGCGTTCTTCATGCCGGTTTGGACGGCCGAAACCGTCCCGTATTCTGTCTGGCGGCTGCGCATGTGGATGCCCAGCTGGATTTAA
- the rsmI gene encoding 16S rRNA (cytidine(1402)-2'-O)-methyltransferase, with product MSGSTADTDTGNADKGGAGSGQIVLAATPIGNMGDATNRLIGLLESADIIAAEDTRRLHRLVSALGITTRGRIISYHEHNEATRTADLLEMVRSGSTLLMVTDAGMPAVSDPGFRLVEAAAAEGLTVTAAPGPSAVLTALALSGLPTDRFCFEGFLPRKPGERSTRLAQLAGEQRTMVFFEAPHRLEPMLRALDAAFGSDRRAAIARELTKLHEQVLRGPLRELLEWAEAGDVRGEIAVVVEGAPDAAPEQAADHVGAVNGLVEQGIRLKDAVAAVAEDARISKRELYSAVLAARN from the coding sequence ATATCCGGCAGTACGGCGGACACAGATACAGGCAATGCGGACAAAGGCGGGGCAGGGTCCGGGCAAATTGTCCTGGCCGCAACTCCCATCGGGAACATGGGAGACGCAACCAACCGGTTGATCGGCCTGCTGGAAAGCGCCGACATCATCGCCGCGGAGGACACCCGGCGCCTGCACCGGCTGGTGAGCGCACTGGGCATCACGACGCGCGGGCGGATTATCAGTTACCACGAACACAACGAGGCGACCCGCACCGCAGACCTGCTGGAAATGGTCCGCAGCGGCAGCACGCTGCTGATGGTCACCGACGCCGGAATGCCGGCCGTGTCCGACCCCGGGTTCCGGCTCGTGGAGGCTGCGGCGGCGGAAGGGCTGACGGTGACGGCTGCTCCGGGCCCGTCAGCGGTACTGACGGCGCTTGCCCTATCGGGACTGCCCACGGACCGCTTCTGCTTTGAGGGCTTCCTGCCGCGTAAGCCGGGGGAGCGCAGCACGCGGCTGGCCCAGCTCGCCGGCGAGCAGCGGACCATGGTCTTTTTCGAAGCACCGCACCGCCTGGAACCCATGCTGCGGGCACTTGATGCGGCCTTCGGCTCGGACCGCCGGGCCGCCATAGCCCGTGAACTGACCAAGCTCCATGAGCAGGTGCTGCGCGGACCCCTGCGTGAGCTGCTGGAATGGGCCGAGGCCGGAGACGTCCGCGGGGAAATCGCCGTCGTGGTGGAAGGCGCACCGGATGCCGCCCCCGAGCAGGCCGCGGACCACGTGGGCGCGGTGAACGGACTCGTAGAGCAGGGCATCCGGCTGAAGGACGCGGTTGCCGCCGTCGCCGAGGACGCCCGCATCAGCAAGCGGGAACTGTACTCTGCGGTGCTGGCAGCACGGAACTGA
- a CDS encoding NAD-dependent succinate-semialdehyde dehydrogenase, translating to MGIPADREAELLAQVPTGLLINGQWRDASTGSTFDVEDPATGKTLLSIADASAEDGALAMDAAAAAQDAWARTAPRERGEILRRAFELVTERTEDFALLMTLEMGKPLAESRGEVAYGAEFLRWFSEEAVRVSGRYSMSPDGKSRLLVNKKPVGPCLLITPWNFPLAMATRKIAPAVAAGCTMVLKPAKLTPLTSALFAAVMMEAGLPAGVLNVVPTTAAGDVTGPILKDSRLRKVSFTGSTPVGQGLIRDAAQNVLRTSMELGGNAPFIVFEDADLDKAVDGALAAKLRNMGEACTAANRFIVQDTVAEEFAEKFAARVGAMATGRGTEDATKIGPLIDAKSRDKVHGLVTDAVDGGAVVLVGGEPVDGPGYFYQPTVLKDVAPDARILQEEIFGPVAPIVTFSTEDEAVALANNTEYGLVSYVFTSDLNRGLRIGEELESGMLGLNAGVVSNAAAPFGGVKQSGLGREGGAEGIEEYLYTQYIGIADPAQR from the coding sequence ATGGGTATTCCCGCAGACCGTGAAGCCGAACTCCTGGCGCAGGTCCCCACCGGCCTGTTGATCAACGGGCAGTGGCGGGACGCGTCGACAGGCAGCACGTTCGACGTCGAAGACCCCGCCACCGGCAAGACCCTGCTGAGCATCGCCGATGCCTCAGCCGAAGACGGCGCACTGGCCATGGACGCCGCCGCCGCTGCGCAGGACGCTTGGGCACGAACCGCCCCGAGGGAACGCGGCGAGATCCTGCGCCGTGCCTTTGAGCTGGTCACCGAACGCACCGAAGACTTCGCCCTGCTGATGACTTTGGAAATGGGCAAGCCGCTGGCCGAGTCCCGCGGTGAGGTGGCCTACGGCGCCGAATTCCTCCGCTGGTTCTCCGAGGAAGCGGTCCGGGTCTCCGGACGGTACAGCATGTCACCGGACGGGAAGTCCCGCCTGCTGGTGAACAAGAAACCGGTGGGACCGTGCCTGCTGATCACGCCGTGGAACTTCCCGCTGGCCATGGCCACCCGCAAGATCGCCCCGGCCGTGGCTGCCGGCTGCACCATGGTGCTCAAGCCCGCCAAGCTTACTCCGCTGACTTCCGCCCTATTCGCCGCCGTCATGATGGAAGCGGGCCTGCCTGCAGGTGTGCTTAACGTTGTGCCGACCACCGCAGCAGGCGACGTGACGGGACCGATCCTCAAGGATTCGCGGCTGCGCAAGGTGTCCTTCACCGGCTCCACTCCTGTGGGGCAGGGCCTGATCCGTGATGCAGCGCAGAACGTCCTGCGCACGTCCATGGAGCTGGGCGGCAACGCTCCGTTCATCGTGTTCGAAGACGCAGACCTGGACAAGGCGGTGGACGGTGCCCTGGCCGCCAAGCTGCGGAACATGGGCGAGGCCTGCACTGCAGCCAACCGCTTTATTGTCCAGGACACCGTGGCCGAGGAGTTCGCAGAGAAGTTCGCCGCCCGGGTGGGTGCCATGGCCACCGGCCGCGGCACCGAAGACGCCACCAAGATCGGGCCGCTGATCGATGCCAAGTCCCGTGACAAGGTGCACGGCCTGGTGACGGACGCGGTGGACGGCGGCGCCGTGGTGCTGGTGGGAGGCGAGCCCGTGGACGGTCCGGGCTACTTCTACCAGCCGACGGTCCTGAAGGACGTTGCGCCGGACGCACGGATCCTTCAGGAGGAAATCTTCGGGCCGGTTGCGCCTATTGTGACTTTCTCCACCGAAGATGAGGCAGTAGCCCTGGCCAACAACACCGAGTACGGATTGGTGTCCTATGTCTTTACCAGTGACCTGAACCGCGGACTCCGGATCGGGGAAGAACTCGAATCGGGGATGCTTGGCCTTAACGCCGGCGTGGTATCCAACGCGGCAGCACCGTTTGGCGGGGTCAAGCAGTCGGGTCTGGGCCGCGAAGGCGGTGCCGAGGGCATCGAGGAATACCTCTACACGCAGTACATCGGCATAGCCGATCCCGCGCAGCGGTAA
- a CDS encoding DUF3488 and transglutaminase-like domain-containing protein produces MTTLLSRPQQARPAPSAHGGRPVRRGSANLPVGAATAAAVLLSSLSIHGVIEGWSWLPPLFLAVVLPLAATAGIRRLGWPLPLVPLAGIAALVLTLTWLFAASSAVLGFLPGPAAFARADALLVEARTVIITEVTPVQPLAGIVFLCCAGVGLVAVLADTLAATLRMPATAGLGLFAVVMIPAVLKPESIGPWYFLLAAAGYLLLLAAGSRREQQAPGVPMPRAWAGRSAAVSASALLLSLLLPAVLPGFTGGAFPEGSKFNFWSNTTGLNPIVTLGNDLRQPQSAGRITYATSSQEPVYLRSTTLEDFSGRRWSPDLRTDERRQGIAAMAAGTTGYSSPEGTPGTPVVTRISSKTYASPWLLAPYYPLGISGADGSWSWDPKTMTVLDDGSDSSGAQDYQVLSVSAQLTPEQLAAVPAADTSEVDPVFTDLPEDLPARIGEAARDAVGDASSPYTKAMAIQSYLRGPQFSYSLDAPVEGGYDGNGMDVLSEFLDRKAGYCIHFAAAMTVMARYEGIPSRMALGYAPGQSTGETPDGTGPNGEALTEFEVDSTDAHAWPELYFEGAGWVRFEPTPSRGSVPDYAQQARPATGASVREDEDPRVPGAQPAVPSVPREDPLEPETVLEPDASQGTAWTGGVLAALAAAAAALAPWALRRRRTAKRKTSGSRSGPAWDEIADLGLDYGYPGHPSDTPRAYARRLSDEAGFAPPADAALTRICRAYEEEAYARADSGVRPGGGTVSARPAADWADVDSVRAALHANARLFTRLHARFLPPSLTTRFRHG; encoded by the coding sequence ATGACCACGCTCCTCTCCCGCCCGCAGCAGGCCCGCCCGGCCCCGTCCGCCCATGGAGGCCGCCCGGTACGCCGCGGGTCCGCCAACCTGCCCGTGGGCGCGGCAACGGCGGCGGCAGTGCTGCTGTCCTCGCTCAGCATCCACGGGGTCATCGAAGGCTGGTCCTGGCTCCCTCCCCTGTTCCTGGCTGTAGTCCTTCCGCTCGCCGCTACTGCCGGCATCAGGCGGCTGGGATGGCCGTTGCCCCTGGTACCGCTGGCCGGTATTGCCGCACTGGTTTTGACGCTGACCTGGCTGTTCGCCGCCTCCTCCGCAGTGCTGGGATTCCTTCCGGGCCCGGCCGCTTTCGCCCGGGCGGACGCTCTGCTGGTGGAAGCGCGTACGGTAATCATCACCGAGGTCACCCCCGTACAGCCCCTGGCGGGCATCGTATTTCTATGCTGCGCCGGCGTCGGGCTGGTGGCAGTCCTGGCGGATACACTGGCGGCCACCCTGCGGATGCCGGCCACCGCCGGCCTGGGCTTGTTTGCCGTGGTGATGATCCCGGCAGTGCTGAAACCGGAGAGCATCGGGCCCTGGTACTTCCTGTTGGCGGCCGCCGGATACCTTCTGCTGCTCGCCGCCGGATCGCGCCGGGAACAGCAGGCACCCGGAGTTCCGATGCCGCGCGCCTGGGCGGGCCGGAGCGCCGCGGTCTCGGCATCGGCGCTTCTCCTGTCACTGCTGCTTCCGGCAGTGCTGCCCGGCTTTACGGGCGGCGCGTTTCCGGAAGGCTCAAAATTCAACTTCTGGTCCAACACCACCGGCCTGAACCCGATAGTTACACTCGGCAACGACCTGCGCCAGCCGCAGTCCGCAGGACGGATCACGTACGCCACGTCCTCGCAGGAACCGGTATACCTGCGCTCAACCACCTTGGAGGACTTCTCCGGCCGCCGCTGGTCACCGGATCTGCGGACCGATGAGCGGCGCCAGGGAATAGCCGCGATGGCCGCTGGAACCACCGGGTACAGCTCCCCGGAGGGAACACCGGGTACACCCGTGGTGACGCGGATCAGCAGCAAGACCTATGCCAGCCCCTGGCTCCTGGCCCCCTATTACCCGCTGGGCATCTCCGGGGCGGACGGGTCCTGGAGCTGGGACCCGAAGACCATGACGGTGCTCGACGACGGCTCGGACAGTTCCGGCGCGCAGGACTACCAGGTCCTCAGCGTTTCCGCGCAGCTCACTCCGGAGCAGCTGGCCGCGGTTCCGGCGGCGGACACCTCAGAGGTAGACCCGGTGTTCACCGACCTCCCGGAAGACCTGCCCGCCCGGATCGGCGAGGCAGCCCGGGACGCGGTGGGAGATGCGTCCTCGCCGTACACCAAGGCAATGGCCATCCAGAGCTATCTGCGCGGCCCCCAGTTCTCCTACTCGCTGGATGCTCCAGTGGAGGGCGGCTACGACGGGAACGGGATGGATGTCCTGTCCGAGTTCCTGGACCGCAAGGCCGGGTACTGCATCCACTTCGCGGCGGCCATGACCGTTATGGCCAGGTATGAGGGAATTCCGAGCCGGATGGCCCTGGGCTACGCTCCCGGCCAGTCCACCGGGGAGACTCCGGACGGGACCGGACCCAACGGCGAAGCGCTGACCGAATTTGAAGTGGATTCCACGGATGCCCATGCCTGGCCGGAACTGTACTTCGAAGGTGCTGGCTGGGTCCGGTTCGAGCCCACCCCGTCCCGCGGGTCGGTTCCGGACTATGCCCAGCAGGCACGGCCCGCCACCGGAGCGTCCGTGCGCGAGGATGAAGATCCCCGCGTTCCCGGAGCCCAGCCCGCGGTTCCGTCCGTACCGCGTGAGGATCCGCTGGAACCGGAAACGGTGCTGGAACCGGACGCTTCCCAGGGCACGGCGTGGACCGGCGGTGTACTGGCAGCTTTGGCGGCCGCCGCGGCCGCGCTGGCGCCCTGGGCACTGCGCCGGCGCCGAACAGCAAAGCGCAAAACTTCCGGATCCCGTTCCGGGCCGGCGTGGGATGAAATAGCCGATTTGGGCCTGGACTACGGGTATCCGGGTCACCCTTCGGATACGCCGCGGGCCTACGCACGGCGGCTGTCCGATGAGGCCGGCTTTGCCCCGCCTGCCGACGCCGCCTTGACCCGGATCTGCCGGGCCTATGAAGAGGAAGCCTACGCACGTGCGGACTCCGGGGTCCGGCCGGGAGGCGGGACCGTATCGGCCCGGCCGGCGGCGGATTGGGCTGATGTGGACTCGGTGCGGGCCGCGTTGCACGCCAACGCCCGCCTGTTTACCCGGCTCCACGCCAGGTTCCTGCCGCCGTCGCTAACCACCCGCTTCCGGCACGGTTAG